The following are encoded together in the Pseudomonadota bacterium genome:
- the gstA gene encoding glutathione transferase GstA has product MKLYYIPGACSLASHILLREVGADFELEAVDPSTGLTESGQKFAAVNSKGYVPALELDSGEVLSEGAAVLQFIADSAPDQIELPAPGTVSRARLQEYLNYTASELHKAFSPLFAKSSDESAKADARAKVASKFDYLEALLADGRQYLVDERFSPADAYLFVVAGWARVQQIDLGRWPHLSGFVSRIAERPTVLAAIQAEGIGS; this is encoded by the coding sequence ATGAAGCTTTACTACATACCCGGCGCTTGCTCCCTGGCTAGCCATATTCTGCTGCGAGAAGTGGGTGCAGACTTTGAACTCGAGGCGGTTGACCCGAGTACGGGCCTGACCGAGAGCGGACAGAAATTCGCTGCGGTTAACTCCAAAGGTTATGTCCCCGCGCTCGAGCTGGATTCCGGAGAGGTCCTGAGTGAAGGTGCCGCCGTCCTGCAGTTCATTGCGGACTCAGCGCCAGATCAAATCGAGCTGCCGGCGCCGGGAACGGTGTCACGCGCCCGACTCCAGGAGTACCTGAACTACACCGCCTCGGAGCTGCACAAAGCGTTTAGTCCGTTGTTTGCCAAATCGTCTGATGAGTCTGCCAAGGCGGATGCGCGCGCAAAGGTTGCCTCCAAGTTTGATTATCTCGAAGCCTTGCTGGCTGACGGTCGGCAATACCTTGTCGACGAGCGATTCTCGCCGGCGGACGCCTATCTTTTTGTCGTTGCAGGCTGGGCTCGGGTGCAGCAAATCGACCTTGGCCGCTGGCCTCACCTCTCCGGCTTTGTATCGCGTATCGCAGAACGTCCGACCGTCCTTGCTGCAATCCAGGCTGAAGGAATTGGGTCATGA
- a CDS encoding LysR family transcriptional regulator, giving the protein MTLDQLQALEAIVATGTFRGAADRLHKAQSAISHKIRKLEAELEFDLFSRSDYRPKLTPRGEIFFRDSLRILNGMQALKATAAELRSEQEASVTISVSATMPLDPLLEVLGPISEAYPATHIRVFTDMMGGPISRLMSGEADLILATLSGVSVDDVETLPVGSVTIRPVCSPIFEPADFPGVRSIAEMQTYCQVVVADTVGGDFEQSRDVLPGGRRWTVSDFAMKKSILLAGLGWGGMPEHLIEEELASGALTRLDVEGFRARHSEIYAVRKRGKDVGRVQTELWKSLSNR; this is encoded by the coding sequence ATGACCTTGGATCAACTGCAGGCGCTTGAGGCCATTGTTGCCACCGGAACGTTCCGAGGGGCCGCTGACCGGCTGCACAAAGCGCAGTCCGCGATCAGCCACAAAATCCGCAAGCTGGAAGCCGAGCTCGAGTTCGACCTTTTCTCTCGCTCGGATTACCGCCCGAAGCTCACCCCGCGGGGAGAGATCTTTTTTCGAGATTCACTACGCATCCTGAACGGCATGCAGGCGCTCAAGGCAACCGCAGCAGAGTTGCGGTCGGAGCAGGAAGCATCGGTCACCATATCGGTCAGCGCGACCATGCCCCTTGATCCGCTTCTGGAGGTCCTGGGGCCGATCAGTGAGGCTTATCCGGCCACCCACATTCGAGTATTCACCGACATGATGGGCGGCCCGATATCGCGACTGATGAGCGGCGAGGCTGACCTGATCCTGGCAACGTTGTCAGGCGTTTCCGTCGACGATGTGGAGACCCTGCCCGTCGGATCGGTCACGATTCGCCCCGTATGCAGCCCCATCTTCGAACCCGCTGACTTTCCCGGCGTGCGTTCGATTGCGGAAATGCAAACCTATTGCCAGGTGGTGGTCGCTGATACGGTCGGCGGCGACTTTGAGCAAAGCCGGGACGTGCTCCCGGGCGGCCGGCGCTGGACGGTCTCCGATTTCGCCATGAAGAAGTCCATTCTGCTTGCGGGGCTTGGCTGGGGCGGTATGCCGGAACATCTGATTGAAGAGGAGCTGGCTTCAGGAGCGCTGACAAGACTGGATGTCGAAGGCTTTCGAGCGCGCCACTCAGAAATCTACGCCGTGCGAAAGCGGGGAAAAGATGTCGGTAGAGTTCAAACCGAATTGTGGAAGTCGTTATCAAATCGCTAA
- a CDS encoding sugar transferase: MKKMTLSPTRSLPCPAALAASCPTRTPRSDSRAALIRATWQTQMALSLALKRLLDISIATGAVLALSPLLIGTAIAIRLESPGSVLFFQERVGFKGRRFRMIKFRSMRVGADAEKAALAAANESADGVIFKMKQDPRITKVGRLIRRLSIDELPQIFNVLRGDMSIVGPRPPVPGEVEQYSSTERKRLEAKPGLTCLWQIGGRSNVPFSGQVMLDVAYLEKQSLWEDLRIIVKTVPAVLSGRGAY, from the coding sequence ATGAAAAAAATGACTTTATCCCCAACCAGATCTCTACCTTGTCCGGCAGCCCTGGCTGCCAGTTGCCCGACGCGTACGCCCCGCTCCGACAGCCGCGCTGCGCTGATTCGAGCGACCTGGCAGACCCAGATGGCCCTGTCTTTGGCACTCAAACGCCTGCTGGACATCTCGATAGCGACAGGCGCGGTCCTGGCCCTGAGTCCGCTGCTGATCGGGACAGCAATCGCCATACGCCTGGAATCGCCTGGCTCCGTCCTGTTTTTCCAGGAGAGGGTTGGGTTCAAAGGTCGACGGTTCCGCATGATCAAGTTTCGCTCGATGCGGGTGGGTGCCGACGCCGAAAAGGCTGCGCTGGCGGCAGCCAATGAAAGTGCTGACGGAGTGATCTTCAAGATGAAGCAAGATCCGCGAATCACGAAGGTCGGACGCCTGATTCGCCGTCTCTCAATTGATGAGCTGCCGCAGATTTTCAACGTGTTGCGTGGAGACATGTCTATCGTTGGGCCCCGGCCACCGGTGCCGGGTGAGGTCGAGCAATACAGTTCAACAGAGCGAAAACGACTTGAAGCGAAGCCTGGCTTGACCTGTCTGTGGCAGATCGGCGGACGCAGTAATGTTCCGTTTTCCGGGCAGGTGATGCTCGATGTGGCCTATTTGGAAAAGCAGAGCCTGTGGGAAGATCTGCGCATCATCGTAAAGACCGTCCCGGCAGTCCTTTCCGGTCGAGGTGCTTACTGA
- a CDS encoding ATP-binding protein: protein MALETISRRLYNANQRLEDSRAALEDQVRERTRELRQTITKLEAEVSARMLAEEMLRQARDEALEVSDLKEQFLARMSHEIRTPLNAIMGFAALLKQSELTSTQQEQLETIHASSGLLLRIINDILDLSKIQGGHVDLEFGPANLGTLVRQTVQLVSLEAQSKSIALNLPDLTGLGSVYAMDAARVQQVLLNLLSNAVKFTDEGAVSVVVQQRTVAKSDVPEHILDSTSHNDLEWVRLEFSVQDTGIGISPSMQQAIFDPFIQTNPNSHRLGSGLGLAICERLTQLLGGRIKLNSQEGQGSAFSFYILAQVVDENPGRQDVSLVAEDDIDLPENVAEQGLTHPLKILLADDYEVNRLVQEAQLNALGYPVDLVCNGEEVLRAFANNAYDVVLMDIRMPVMDGVEATRRLRENSSLRQPYIVAVSASVLPEDRARFTDAGVDAVITKPVVPEELAEILRRAHHQLDKESPADMKPGLEPVALDHSGLAMLGDGADDLLRKVLPVYLRELAPRQAGLARHHADGDAAEFGQICHGLKSSSRSIGALELAELCDVAEQAAREGRLISEETLDHLIVLAQRTALAVKQHLGGLG from the coding sequence TTGGCGCTCGAAACCATCAGTCGTCGTTTGTATAACGCCAATCAGCGTCTGGAGGATTCCCGCGCCGCGCTGGAAGATCAGGTGCGGGAGCGCACGCGCGAACTGCGCCAGACGATCACCAAGCTGGAGGCGGAAGTTAGCGCACGGATGCTGGCGGAAGAAATGCTGCGCCAGGCTCGTGACGAGGCGCTGGAGGTTTCCGATCTAAAGGAACAGTTCCTGGCCCGCATGAGTCACGAAATCCGGACTCCGCTCAACGCCATTATGGGGTTTGCCGCGTTACTCAAACAGTCGGAGCTGACCTCGACGCAGCAGGAGCAGCTTGAGACTATTCATGCGAGCAGCGGCCTGCTGCTTCGGATAATCAACGATATTCTGGATCTGTCAAAAATCCAGGGTGGTCATGTTGATCTTGAGTTTGGTCCGGCAAATCTGGGAACGCTGGTGCGCCAAACCGTGCAGCTGGTATCGCTCGAAGCCCAGAGCAAGTCGATAGCTTTGAATCTGCCGGATCTCACAGGTTTGGGTTCGGTCTACGCGATGGACGCGGCCCGGGTGCAGCAGGTGCTCCTCAATCTCTTGAGCAACGCTGTCAAATTCACAGATGAAGGCGCGGTATCTGTAGTGGTTCAACAGCGCACTGTCGCGAAGAGCGATGTTCCCGAGCACATCCTTGATAGCACGTCGCACAATGATCTGGAATGGGTGCGCCTGGAGTTTTCCGTCCAGGATACGGGCATTGGTATATCCCCATCGATGCAGCAGGCGATCTTCGACCCGTTTATCCAGACCAATCCCAACAGCCATCGACTGGGATCGGGCCTGGGGCTTGCCATTTGCGAGCGATTAACTCAGTTGCTGGGCGGCCGAATCAAGCTCAATAGCCAGGAGGGACAAGGCTCCGCCTTTTCCTTCTACATTCTGGCGCAGGTTGTCGACGAAAATCCGGGTCGCCAGGATGTTAGCCTGGTTGCTGAAGACGATATTGACCTGCCTGAAAACGTGGCAGAACAGGGGTTAACACACCCGCTAAAGATCCTGCTCGCCGATGACTATGAAGTAAACCGTCTGGTGCAGGAAGCGCAGCTGAATGCGCTGGGTTACCCGGTTGATCTTGTCTGTAACGGAGAGGAGGTTCTGCGCGCGTTCGCTAACAATGCTTATGACGTGGTGCTGATGGATATTCGTATGCCGGTAATGGACGGTGTAGAGGCGACCCGGCGTCTTCGCGAGAACTCATCACTGCGACAACCGTATATCGTCGCCGTATCGGCGAGCGTCTTACCGGAGGACCGAGCCCGGTTCACCGATGCCGGGGTAGACGCTGTGATCACCAAGCCGGTGGTTCCTGAAGAATTGGCAGAGATCTTACGCCGCGCTCATCATCAGCTAGATAAGGAAAGTCCAGCCGACATGAAACCTGGGCTGGAACCGGTCGCCCTAGATCACTCAGGCCTGGCTATGCTTGGAGATGGGGCCGATGATTTGCTTCGGAAAGTTTTGCCGGTTTATCTCCGTGAGCTTGCCCCGCGTCAGGCGGGCCTCGCCCGCCATCATGCAGACGGCGATGCCGCGGAATTTGGCCAGATCTGCCATGGCTTAAAGAGTTCCAGTCGAAGCATTGGTGCTCTGGAGCTGGCCGAGCTCTGTGACGTTGCGGAACAAGCAGCGAGAGAGGGCCGGCTGATTTCGGAAGAGACGTTGGATCATCTCATCGTTCTAGCGCAGCGCACCGCGCTGGCGGTGAAGCAGCATCTGGGTGGTCTTGGTTAG
- a CDS encoding heme NO-binding domain-containing protein codes for MKGTLLVEFLDFVEKRHSIADVETIIAAVEDQLPSGAVYTRVGNYPHGELMTLLTAACEHAQTEPTVLLREFSDFLMDAFNRMHPEFFEETEDVFEFLELLDRHIHVEVKKLYDDARPPTITVERGDSDMTVTYESTRPMGIVAHCMLESAGKHFGQPLSIEVLSASDDDSRRVMRVERV; via the coding sequence ATGAAAGGAACACTACTGGTTGAGTTTCTGGACTTTGTTGAGAAGCGCCATAGCATCGCGGATGTAGAGACGATCATTGCCGCAGTGGAGGATCAGCTTCCGTCCGGCGCCGTGTACACCCGGGTTGGAAACTACCCCCATGGGGAGTTAATGACCCTGTTGACCGCGGCCTGTGAGCATGCCCAAACCGAGCCGACCGTCTTGCTGCGGGAGTTCTCAGATTTTCTGATGGACGCCTTCAACAGGATGCACCCGGAGTTTTTCGAAGAAACCGAGGACGTGTTCGAGTTTCTAGAGCTTCTGGATCGGCACATCCACGTTGAGGTCAAGAAACTCTATGACGATGCACGGCCGCCGACGATCACTGTCGAACGCGGTGACTCTGATATGACGGTGACCTACGAATCAACTCGGCCTATGGGCATCGTCGCCCACTGCATGCTTGAGTCGGCAGGCAAACACTTCGGGCAACCGTTGAGCATCGAGGTGCTCTCTGCCTCTGATGACGACTCACGCCGAGTGATGCGGGTGGAGCGGGTGTGA
- a CDS encoding response regulator has translation MAQRVVGTKEAARRLGVSVRTIQLWVEDGLLSAWKTPGGHRRIEESSLEQLLESRQSDGPAASPSECDVLIVEDDQTMQAYYQALIDILGSNARVRFAENGFEGLVAIGRFNPALVIVDVDMPGMDGLQMIAAVDRSRLCAGTRMVVISGLTVEQIAQRGELPADIKVFGKPVNVDDLKGLIDMALIDEKERSAHERNTTG, from the coding sequence ATGGCGCAGCGTGTTGTCGGTACGAAAGAGGCGGCTCGTCGCCTGGGTGTGTCAGTTCGCACAATCCAGCTATGGGTTGAAGACGGACTGTTATCCGCCTGGAAGACACCGGGGGGGCATCGACGCATCGAAGAGTCGTCGCTCGAGCAGCTGCTTGAATCGCGCCAGTCGGACGGCCCGGCGGCCTCGCCCTCGGAGTGTGACGTGCTGATCGTTGAGGATGATCAAACCATGCAGGCCTATTACCAGGCCTTGATAGATATCCTGGGTTCCAACGCCCGGGTGCGATTCGCTGAAAACGGTTTTGAGGGGCTGGTGGCGATCGGCCGGTTCAACCCCGCTTTAGTCATTGTCGATGTGGACATGCCTGGCATGGACGGACTGCAGATGATTGCTGCGGTAGACCGCTCCCGGCTGTGTGCCGGTACGCGAATGGTGGTGATCTCGGGGTTGACGGTCGAGCAAATCGCTCAACGTGGCGAGTTGCCGGCCGATATCAAAGTATTTGGAAAACCGGTCAACGTGGATGACCTTAAGGGCCTGATCGACATGGCTCTGATCGACGAAAAGGAGCGCAGTGCGCATGAAAGGAACACTACTGGTTGA
- a CDS encoding SLBB domain-containing protein, which yields MTLFRHLPYLLLIAFLASAAVQANPRQNFDVLAGAPIDDELPAQSPGSAASVNRTLRPALSYPTLRLDERERRPAAISQAPALRATQLAAGVTSDFAELVGESLGVKLPRFGRDVFHSETRGYSASDQMPVPADFVLGPGDEVYLRAWGTIEIDYRATIDRLGEIAIPKVGTVPLAGVRYSDLRTHLRAAIGRVFKGFELSVSLGQLKTIQIYVAGFARSPGSYTIPSLSGGINALFAAGGPAPAGDLRRLVLRREGQDLHTFDLYRLLIEGDMTDVRLMPNDVLYIPPQRGEVAIAGAVNAPAVFQFSETDTLGDLIRFAGGLGTTADTHRITIESINADGDRLVESLELNESSARRQLRPGDLAVVTPVNMRIDDAVTLRGHVANPFRHPFSPGMRISDLIPSREALISPRYWLERNRESQWISGAKREPGGSFSDNLPDVNWEYAALERLNADTLTSELIAVRLDKAVLERDPAFDLVLQPGDVLTVYALDDFRVRRTQRPRFVRIEGEVGRSGVYSLTPGDGLEELIRLAGGTTDMAYLFGLELRRESVRARQAARINESIDQLEREYQRHLIERSRNVLSGDLSLAIPPESDAIAHLIARLREAKPTGRMVLELEPGIAVASELPTLGLTDGDTVYVPARPETIEVVGAVIREGSFLYSEGRGYKGYIEHAGPIPSANLRQIYVLRPDGTFVKASRKLALAPGDAIVIPEKVDRATWVRRLKDWTQVLYQFGLGAAGLKILEGL from the coding sequence ATGACGCTGTTTCGCCATCTGCCCTATCTACTGCTCATCGCCTTCTTGGCGTCGGCGGCCGTGCAGGCAAATCCCCGACAAAATTTTGATGTGCTCGCTGGTGCACCCATCGATGATGAGCTGCCGGCCCAGAGCCCGGGTTCTGCCGCCAGCGTAAATCGGACCCTTCGGCCCGCCCTCAGCTATCCCACGCTTCGACTCGATGAGCGCGAACGACGGCCGGCAGCGATTTCCCAGGCTCCAGCCCTGAGAGCCACGCAACTTGCGGCAGGCGTCACTTCGGATTTTGCCGAGCTTGTCGGAGAGAGTCTGGGAGTGAAGCTCCCCCGGTTCGGGCGCGATGTGTTTCACAGCGAGACTCGGGGTTACTCAGCTTCCGATCAGATGCCGGTGCCGGCTGACTTTGTGCTCGGTCCCGGCGATGAGGTCTATCTGCGTGCGTGGGGGACCATCGAAATCGACTACCGGGCAACGATTGATCGCCTTGGAGAGATTGCGATTCCCAAAGTGGGAACCGTGCCGCTGGCTGGTGTTCGCTACAGCGATCTTCGTACGCACCTGCGAGCGGCGATCGGTCGCGTATTCAAGGGATTCGAACTCTCAGTAAGCCTCGGCCAGCTGAAGACCATTCAGATCTATGTGGCCGGCTTTGCCCGGTCTCCCGGCAGCTACACCATCCCTAGTCTATCGGGAGGGATCAACGCTCTGTTCGCCGCCGGTGGCCCTGCCCCGGCTGGCGATCTTCGTCGCCTTGTGCTGCGCCGCGAGGGACAGGACCTGCACACCTTCGATCTGTATCGACTGCTGATCGAAGGCGACATGACTGATGTTCGACTGATGCCCAATGACGTGCTTTACATTCCACCGCAGCGCGGCGAGGTGGCCATCGCCGGCGCCGTAAACGCGCCGGCGGTATTCCAGTTCAGCGAGACGGACACCCTGGGTGACCTGATTCGTTTCGCCGGGGGTCTGGGAACGACCGCCGATACGCACCGGATCACGATCGAAAGCATCAACGCTGATGGAGATCGCCTGGTGGAATCATTGGAATTGAATGAGTCCAGCGCCAGGCGGCAGCTCCGGCCCGGTGATCTGGCCGTAGTGACTCCGGTCAATATGCGGATTGATGATGCGGTCACGCTTCGTGGCCATGTCGCCAACCCGTTCCGCCACCCCTTTTCACCAGGCATGCGGATTTCAGACCTGATTCCGTCTCGCGAAGCGCTGATATCGCCCCGCTATTGGCTGGAGCGCAACCGTGAATCTCAGTGGATCTCGGGCGCGAAGCGTGAGCCCGGTGGTTCGTTTTCGGACAACCTGCCGGACGTCAATTGGGAGTACGCCGCATTGGAAAGGCTCAATGCCGACACCCTGACCAGCGAGCTGATCGCGGTGAGGCTCGACAAGGCAGTACTCGAGCGCGATCCAGCATTTGACCTGGTGCTTCAGCCCGGCGACGTGCTGACGGTTTACGCATTGGATGATTTTCGTGTGCGCCGTACTCAGCGCCCAAGATTCGTGCGTATCGAGGGCGAGGTCGGTCGGTCGGGAGTTTACTCACTGACACCCGGTGATGGGCTTGAAGAGCTGATTCGCCTCGCTGGCGGCACAACTGATATGGCCTACCTGTTTGGCCTGGAACTTCGCCGAGAGTCCGTGCGGGCACGACAGGCAGCCCGGATCAACGAATCGATCGATCAACTCGAGCGGGAGTATCAGCGTCACCTGATCGAGCGTTCCCGCAACGTGCTTAGCGGCGACCTGTCGCTGGCCATTCCGCCCGAATCCGACGCCATCGCTCACCTTATCGCCCGGCTGCGTGAAGCGAAGCCGACGGGGCGCATGGTACTTGAACTGGAGCCCGGGATTGCTGTGGCCAGCGAACTGCCGACGCTGGGCCTTACGGACGGGGATACCGTCTATGTTCCCGCCCGGCCCGAAACCATCGAGGTGGTCGGTGCTGTGATCCGTGAAGGGTCGTTTCTCTACTCCGAGGGTCGAGGCTACAAGGGCTACATCGAGCACGCAGGGCCTATCCCCAGCGCCAATCTGCGCCAGATTTACGTTCTCCGGCCCGACGGGACCTTTGTCAAAGCCTCCCGCAAGCTCGCGCTGGCACCTGGCGACGCCATCGTAATTCCCGAGAAGGTCGATCGGGCCACCTGGGTACGCCGTCTCAAGGACTGGACCCAGGTGCTGTATCAGTTTGGTCTCGGCGCCGCGGGTCTCAAGATCCTGGAGGGTCTCTAA